One Pantoea trifolii DNA segment encodes these proteins:
- the dapA gene encoding 4-hydroxy-tetrahydrodipicolinate synthase, protein MFTGSIVALITPMNEKGNVCRESLKKLIDYHVASGTAAIVSVGTTGESATLSHDEHGDVVMQTLELADGRIPVIAGTGANATAEGISLTKRFTGSGVVGCLTVTPYYNRPTQEGLFQHFKAIAESTDLPQMLYNVPSRTGCDMLPETVARLAEIKNIIGIKEATGNLSRISQIQELVNDEFIIVSGDDATALDSMQLGGKGVISVTANIAAREMVELCALAQQGKFAEARRLNQRLMHLHQTLFCEPNPIPVKWAAKQLGLIADDTLRLPMTPLTEAGQAKTAQALIKAGLR, encoded by the coding sequence ATGTTCACCGGAAGTATTGTTGCGCTCATTACGCCAATGAATGAAAAAGGTAATGTCTGCCGCGAAAGTTTGAAAAAACTGATTGATTATCATGTTGCCAGCGGCACCGCGGCGATTGTTTCTGTTGGCACCACCGGCGAATCTGCCACGCTCAGCCATGACGAGCACGGTGATGTGGTTATGCAAACGCTGGAACTGGCGGATGGCCGTATTCCGGTTATCGCTGGCACCGGCGCAAATGCTACTGCTGAAGGCATCTCTCTGACCAAACGCTTTACCGGCAGCGGTGTCGTGGGCTGTTTGACGGTCACGCCTTATTACAACCGTCCGACGCAGGAAGGCCTGTTCCAGCACTTTAAAGCCATTGCGGAAAGTACCGATCTGCCGCAGATGCTGTATAACGTTCCTTCGCGTACCGGTTGCGACATGCTGCCGGAAACCGTTGCGCGCTTAGCCGAAATTAAAAATATTATCGGAATCAAAGAAGCCACCGGGAACTTATCGCGTATCTCACAGATCCAAGAGCTGGTTAATGATGAGTTCATCATCGTCAGCGGCGATGACGCGACGGCGCTGGACTCCATGCAACTGGGCGGCAAAGGCGTAATTTCGGTCACGGCTAACATTGCAGCGCGTGAAATGGTTGAACTCTGTGCCTTGGCGCAACAGGGCAAATTTGCCGAAGCGCGTCGCCTGAATCAGCGTCTGATGCATCTGCACCAGACGCTTTTCTGTGAACCCAATCCAATCCCGGTGAAATGGGCAGCAAAACAGCTAGGATTAATCGCGGATGACACGCTGCGTTTGCCAATGACGCCACTGACCGAAGCCGGTCAGGCGAAAACGGCGCAAGCGCTGATTAAAGCGGGTCTGCGATAA
- a CDS encoding glycine cleavage system transcriptional repressor, protein MSQSQPHHLVITALGVDRPGIVNTITRHVSSCGCNIEDSRLAMLGDEFTFIMLLSGSWNAITLIESTLPMKGAELELLIVMKRTNARVTPPMPATVWVQVEVPDSPHIIERFTDLFDKHQMNIAELVSRIQPAQDDVAPTLYIQMTAHSPANQFSAPIEQAFNQLCEELHAQGSIRLYSVTDDANSTV, encoded by the coding sequence TTGTCGCAGTCACAGCCTCACCATCTGGTGATCACCGCACTGGGCGTTGATCGTCCGGGTATCGTCAATACCATCACCCGCCACGTCAGCAGCTGCGGCTGTAATATCGAAGACAGCCGTTTGGCGATGCTGGGCGATGAGTTCACCTTTATCATGCTGCTCTCCGGTAGCTGGAATGCGATTACCCTGATTGAGTCGACGCTGCCGATGAAAGGGGCCGAGCTGGAACTGCTGATTGTGATGAAGCGCACCAATGCACGCGTCACGCCTCCGATGCCCGCCACCGTATGGGTGCAAGTTGAAGTGCCGGATTCACCGCACATCATTGAACGCTTTACTGATTTGTTCGATAAACATCAAATGAACATCGCCGAACTGGTCTCGCGGATTCAACCCGCTCAGGACGACGTTGCGCCCACGCTCTATATTCAAATGACGGCGCACAGCCCGGCCAATCAGTTCAGTGCGCCCATCGAACAGGCTTTCAATCAGCTGTGCGAAGAACTGCATGCACAGGGCTCAATTCGTCTTTATAGTGTCACCGACGATGCTAACAGCACCGTTTAA